In the Nicotiana tabacum cultivar K326 chromosome 16, ASM71507v2, whole genome shotgun sequence genome, one interval contains:
- the LOC107789025 gene encoding plant UBX domain-containing protein 7-like has product MDGVRSATDQQMLVSSFLEIAVGQTADTARQFLQATSWKLDEAIQLFYIGNEAGAAASFNSPELGNDALLGDPSLSGAVKDLADNSWGQGDGDDIRPPLPVKREVLYDNAVLYGSSGVGGSSREPRLVVPFRNFEEEMKRPGVWEAEKRSISTADAAQDNLASLYRPPFALMYHGPFEKAKDAARAQNKWLLVNMQSTREFSSHMLNRDTWANEAVAQTIKSNFIFWQVYDDTEEGSKVCTYYKLDSMPVVLVLDPITGQKMRSWRGMVQPETLLEDLISFMDASPSEYHVNLSHKRPRETPQAPPRQPQPQNEIGEEDEELQRALAASMEGIEDPGAVASKETNEANNDGEEKHLIKKPSYPPLPEESKGDRALLCRVAIRFPDGRRLQRNFLRSDSIKLLWSFCSTQLEEAETRPFRFTQAIPGASKFLEYDNNITFEESGLANSIISFTWE; this is encoded by the exons ATGGACGGCGTAAGGTCTGCGACGGACCAGCAGATGTTAGTTTCGTCTTTCCTTGAAATCGCCGTCGGTCAAACCGCCGATACTGCCCGTCAGTTCCTTCAG GCAACAAGCTGGAAGCTTGACGAAGCAATTCAGCTTTTCTACATCGGAAATGAGGCTGGGGCTGCTGCATCTTTTAATTCTCCAGAATTGGGAAATGATGCACTTCTTGGTGATCCGAGCTTGAG TGGAGCTGTGAAGGACTTGGCAGACAACAGCTGGGGACAAGGCGATGGAGATGATATACGACCACCTTTACCTGTAAAAAGGGAAGTTCTTTATGACAATGCTGTACTATATGG TTCATCAGGAGTGGGAGGTTCATCACGTGAACCTCGATTAGTAGTTCCCTTCCGCAATTTTGAGGAGGAAATGAAGCGTCCTGGAGTTTGGGAGGCAGAGAAACGTTCTATTTCTACAGCAGATGCTGCTCAAGACAATCTTGCTTCTTTGTATCGTCCTCCTTTTGCCTTGATGTACCATGGGCCTTTTGAGAAG GCGAAAGATGCTGCTAGAGCGCAGAACAAATGGCTCTTGGTGAATATGCAATCCACGCGAGAATTCAGCTCACATATG CTTAACCGAGACACTTGGGCTAATGAGGCTGTTGCTCAGACTATCAAAAGCAACTTCATCTTCTGGCAG GTGTATGATGATACTGAGGAGGGCAGCAAAGTTTGCACTTACTACAAGTTAGATTCTATGCCTGTCGTATTGGTACTTGATCCTATAACAGGTCAGAAGATGCGTTCTTGGCGTGGAATGGTTCAGCCAGAAACTTTGCTAGAG GATCTCATATCTTTCATGGATGCTAGCCCCTCAGAATATCATGTTAATCTTTCTCATAAACGACCAAGAGAAACTCCTCAGGCACCACCTCGTCAACCTCAACCTCAGA ATGAAATTGGAGAAGAGGACGAAGAACTACAACGAGCATTGGCAGCCTCTATGGAAGGCATAGAAGATCCTGGTGCAGTTGCCTCTAAAGAAACTAATGAAGCCAATAATGATGGAGAAGAGAAGCACTTGATAAAGAAGCCTTCTTATCCTCCTTTACCTGAAGAATCCAAGGGCGACAGGGCCCTCCTCTGCAGAGTTGCAATTCGCTTTCCTGATGGTCGTAGGCTTCAAAGGAATTTCTTACGATCTGACTCAATTAAG cTGCTATGGTCCTTCTGTTCTACTCAGCTTGAGGAAGCCGAGACGAGGCCATTTCGATTCACACAAGCTATCCCAGGCGCATCGAAGTTTTTGGAGTATGATAACAACATAacctttgaggaatcaggtcttGCCAATTCTATTATTTCATTCACTTGGGAGTGA